A genomic stretch from Hemicordylus capensis ecotype Gifberg chromosome 1, rHemCap1.1.pri, whole genome shotgun sequence includes:
- the SLC38A11 gene encoding putative sodium-coupled neutral amino acid transporter 11 isoform X3: MEEQRPLPVLSSEHQQEETDEMASLVYKVWNKQGTSNRSTAAFNIINSIIGSGIIGLPYALRQAGFPLGILLLLFVGYITDYSIILLIKGGNLAGTNSYQALVNKTYGYIGYLILSVLQFLYPFIAMISYNIITGDTLTKVFQRIPGVDQDNLLIGRHVIILCVTIIFTLPLSLYRNISKLGKVSFISLILTVVIVVVGIIRAITFSSQVPETENAWVFAKPNAVQAIGVMSFGDIFENFCRDDDLATFGRFCYGITVILTFPLECFVTREVIANVFFNGNLTAICHVALTVVIVAVATSISLVYDCLGIVLELNGVLSATPLVFILPAACYLKLSEERWAHPDNLLSGLILGVGMLVMIVGFVMTVLHPQECSHGKEMPYCFLGNSSLYNNTFPYSQPTRQP; the protein is encoded by the exons CAGGAGGAAACAGATGAAATGGCAAGCCTAGTTTATAAAGTGTGGAATAAACAAGGAACAAGCAACCGCTCAACAGCTGCTTTTAATATTATCAATTCTATTATAGGATCTGGTATAATAG GCCTTCCTTATGCTTTGAGGCAAGCTGGTTTTCCATTAGGaatattgctgttattatttgtTGGCTATATTACAG atTATTCTATTATCCTGTTGATTAAAGGAGGGAACCTGGCTGGTACTAACAGCTATCAAGCACTGGTTAACAAGACATATGGTTATATAGGATACCTGATTCTCTCAGTTCTTCAGTTTTTATATCCTTTTATTG cCATGATTAGCTACAACATTATAACAGGAGACACTTTGACTAAAGTTTTTCAAAGAATCCCTGGAG ttgaTCAAGATAATTTACTTATTGGTCGCCATGTCATTATTTTGTGTGTTACCATCATCTTCacccttcctctttctctttatCGGAATATATCAAAACTGGGGAAG GTATCATTTATCTCTTTGATTTTAACAGTCGTCATCGTGGTTGTTGGGATTATAAGGGCAATTACATTTAGTTCACAGGT accAGAAACTGAAAATGCCTGGGTATTTGCAAAGCCAAATGCTGTACAAGCCATTGGAGTGATGTCATTTG GAGATATATTTGAAAATTTTTGCAGAGATGATGACCTTGCTACATTTGGAAGGTTTTGTTATGGAATCACTGTCATCCTAACTTTTCCATTAGAATGTTTTGTTACCAGAGAG GTAATTGCCAATGTATTTTTCAACGGGAACCTTACAGCCATTTGCCATGTTGCTTTGACAGTGGTTATCGTTGCTGTAGCTACAAGCATATCTTTAGTGTATGATTGCTTGGGAATAGTATTAGAACTCAAT GGCGTGCTGAGTGCTACTCCTCTGGTCTTCATTCTGCCAGCAGCCTGTTATCTGAAGCTGTCTGAAGAGCGATGGGCCCATCCCGATAATCTTCTTTCTGGACTGATTCTGGGAGTTGGGATGCTTGTGATGATAGTTGGCTTTGTTATGACTGTCCTGCATCCCCAGGAATGTAGCCATGGAAAAGAAATGCCGTACTGCTTCCTTGGAAACTCCTCCCTCTACAATAATACATTTCCATATTCTCAGCCAACTCGCCAACCTTAA
- the SLC38A11 gene encoding putative sodium-coupled neutral amino acid transporter 11 isoform X2, translating to MEEQRPLPVLSSEHQQEETDEMASLVYKVWNKQGTSNRSTAAFNIINSIIGSGIIGLPYALRQAGFPLGILLLLFVGYITDYSIILLIKGGNLAGTNSYQALVNKTYGYIGYLILSVLQFLYPFIAMISYNIITGDTLTKVFQRIPGVDQDNLLIGRHVIILCVTIIFTLPLSLYRNISKLGKVSFISLILTVVIVVVGIIRAITFSSQVPETENAWVFAKPNAVQAIGVMSFAFICHHNSFLIYDSLKEPTLSNWTRITHVSVSFAVFVSLVFATCGYVTFRGYTEGDIFENFCRDDDLATFGRFCYGITVILTFPLECFVTREGVLSATPLVFILPAACYLKLSEERWAHPDNLLSGLILGVGMLVMIVGFVMTVLHPQECSHGKEMPYCFLGNSSLYNNTFPYSQPTRQP from the exons CAGGAGGAAACAGATGAAATGGCAAGCCTAGTTTATAAAGTGTGGAATAAACAAGGAACAAGCAACCGCTCAACAGCTGCTTTTAATATTATCAATTCTATTATAGGATCTGGTATAATAG GCCTTCCTTATGCTTTGAGGCAAGCTGGTTTTCCATTAGGaatattgctgttattatttgtTGGCTATATTACAG atTATTCTATTATCCTGTTGATTAAAGGAGGGAACCTGGCTGGTACTAACAGCTATCAAGCACTGGTTAACAAGACATATGGTTATATAGGATACCTGATTCTCTCAGTTCTTCAGTTTTTATATCCTTTTATTG cCATGATTAGCTACAACATTATAACAGGAGACACTTTGACTAAAGTTTTTCAAAGAATCCCTGGAG ttgaTCAAGATAATTTACTTATTGGTCGCCATGTCATTATTTTGTGTGTTACCATCATCTTCacccttcctctttctctttatCGGAATATATCAAAACTGGGGAAG GTATCATTTATCTCTTTGATTTTAACAGTCGTCATCGTGGTTGTTGGGATTATAAGGGCAATTACATTTAGTTCACAGGT accAGAAACTGAAAATGCCTGGGTATTTGCAAAGCCAAATGCTGTACAAGCCATTGGAGTGATGTCATTTG CATTCATTTGCCACCACAACAGTTTTTTAATATATGACTCTCTGAAAGAACCCACACTAAGCAACTGGACTCGCATCACACATGTGTCTGTTTCATTTGCTGTGTTTGTCAGCTTGGTGTTTGCAACATGTGGATATGTGACATTTAGAGGATATACAGAAG GAGATATATTTGAAAATTTTTGCAGAGATGATGACCTTGCTACATTTGGAAGGTTTTGTTATGGAATCACTGTCATCCTAACTTTTCCATTAGAATGTTTTGTTACCAGAGAG GGCGTGCTGAGTGCTACTCCTCTGGTCTTCATTCTGCCAGCAGCCTGTTATCTGAAGCTGTCTGAAGAGCGATGGGCCCATCCCGATAATCTTCTTTCTGGACTGATTCTGGGAGTTGGGATGCTTGTGATGATAGTTGGCTTTGTTATGACTGTCCTGCATCCCCAGGAATGTAGCCATGGAAAAGAAATGCCGTACTGCTTCCTTGGAAACTCCTCCCTCTACAATAATACATTTCCATATTCTCAGCCAACTCGCCAACCTTAA
- the SLC38A11 gene encoding putative sodium-coupled neutral amino acid transporter 11 isoform X1 → MEEQRPLPVLSSEHQQEETDEMASLVYKVWNKQGTSNRSTAAFNIINSIIGSGIIGLPYALRQAGFPLGILLLLFVGYITDYSIILLIKGGNLAGTNSYQALVNKTYGYIGYLILSVLQFLYPFIAMISYNIITGDTLTKVFQRIPGVDQDNLLIGRHVIILCVTIIFTLPLSLYRNISKLGKVSFISLILTVVIVVVGIIRAITFSSQVPETENAWVFAKPNAVQAIGVMSFAFICHHNSFLIYDSLKEPTLSNWTRITHVSVSFAVFVSLVFATCGYVTFRGYTEGDIFENFCRDDDLATFGRFCYGITVILTFPLECFVTREVIANVFFNGNLTAICHVALTVVIVAVATSISLVYDCLGIVLELNGVLSATPLVFILPAACYLKLSEERWAHPDNLLSGLILGVGMLVMIVGFVMTVLHPQECSHGKEMPYCFLGNSSLYNNTFPYSQPTRQP, encoded by the exons CAGGAGGAAACAGATGAAATGGCAAGCCTAGTTTATAAAGTGTGGAATAAACAAGGAACAAGCAACCGCTCAACAGCTGCTTTTAATATTATCAATTCTATTATAGGATCTGGTATAATAG GCCTTCCTTATGCTTTGAGGCAAGCTGGTTTTCCATTAGGaatattgctgttattatttgtTGGCTATATTACAG atTATTCTATTATCCTGTTGATTAAAGGAGGGAACCTGGCTGGTACTAACAGCTATCAAGCACTGGTTAACAAGACATATGGTTATATAGGATACCTGATTCTCTCAGTTCTTCAGTTTTTATATCCTTTTATTG cCATGATTAGCTACAACATTATAACAGGAGACACTTTGACTAAAGTTTTTCAAAGAATCCCTGGAG ttgaTCAAGATAATTTACTTATTGGTCGCCATGTCATTATTTTGTGTGTTACCATCATCTTCacccttcctctttctctttatCGGAATATATCAAAACTGGGGAAG GTATCATTTATCTCTTTGATTTTAACAGTCGTCATCGTGGTTGTTGGGATTATAAGGGCAATTACATTTAGTTCACAGGT accAGAAACTGAAAATGCCTGGGTATTTGCAAAGCCAAATGCTGTACAAGCCATTGGAGTGATGTCATTTG CATTCATTTGCCACCACAACAGTTTTTTAATATATGACTCTCTGAAAGAACCCACACTAAGCAACTGGACTCGCATCACACATGTGTCTGTTTCATTTGCTGTGTTTGTCAGCTTGGTGTTTGCAACATGTGGATATGTGACATTTAGAGGATATACAGAAG GAGATATATTTGAAAATTTTTGCAGAGATGATGACCTTGCTACATTTGGAAGGTTTTGTTATGGAATCACTGTCATCCTAACTTTTCCATTAGAATGTTTTGTTACCAGAGAG GTAATTGCCAATGTATTTTTCAACGGGAACCTTACAGCCATTTGCCATGTTGCTTTGACAGTGGTTATCGTTGCTGTAGCTACAAGCATATCTTTAGTGTATGATTGCTTGGGAATAGTATTAGAACTCAAT GGCGTGCTGAGTGCTACTCCTCTGGTCTTCATTCTGCCAGCAGCCTGTTATCTGAAGCTGTCTGAAGAGCGATGGGCCCATCCCGATAATCTTCTTTCTGGACTGATTCTGGGAGTTGGGATGCTTGTGATGATAGTTGGCTTTGTTATGACTGTCCTGCATCCCCAGGAATGTAGCCATGGAAAAGAAATGCCGTACTGCTTCCTTGGAAACTCCTCCCTCTACAATAATACATTTCCATATTCTCAGCCAACTCGCCAACCTTAA